One segment of Ignavibacteriales bacterium DNA contains the following:
- a CDS encoding RNA polymerase sigma factor translates to MEQEKQLLTEGADLIRLAKTGDNAAFLQLCRENSGRVYAVCLRMLANTELAKELTQDTIVRAWQMLHTFRGESPFGAWLHRIAVNAVLDHIRSEKRRSARVQFTDNLEFFQNEETISQDVMIDLEDAVASLPLQARTVIVLHDIEGYSHDEIGTMLGIASGTSKATLHRARTLLKARLGR, encoded by the coding sequence ATGGAACAGGAGAAGCAGTTACTCACAGAAGGCGCAGACCTGATCCGTCTTGCGAAAACCGGTGATAACGCGGCGTTTCTTCAGTTGTGCAGGGAGAACTCGGGCAGAGTTTACGCCGTTTGCCTGCGGATGCTTGCCAACACCGAACTTGCCAAAGAATTAACACAGGATACAATCGTTCGCGCGTGGCAAATGCTTCACACATTCCGCGGCGAAAGTCCGTTTGGCGCGTGGCTTCACCGAATCGCCGTAAATGCCGTGCTCGATCATATCCGTTCGGAGAAACGTCGCTCGGCACGCGTACAGTTCACCGATAATCTTGAATTTTTCCAAAACGAGGAAACTATCTCGCAAGATGTAATGATAGATTTGGAAGATGCAGTCGCTTCATTACCGCTTCAAGCCAGAACCGTGATTGTTCTTCACGATATAGAAGGATACTCGCATGATGAAATAGGTACAATGCTCGGAATTGCTTCCGGCACATCTAAAGCAACATTGCACAGAGCACGTACACTTTTGAAAGCGAGGTTAGGACGATGA
- a CDS encoding von Willebrand factor type A domain-containing protein — MNQKHVLDLIHDYIDGLLNEDQIKSFKEHIGQCDSCRKEFDSIRTLVEKLKSLPKSVRPPADIFTGIESKLEQTELGSLEIDHRRNGKVEKKILRFFDYFNPNKVQAAWYFRAAAMVTVLVGAFAVWFTLKAPLSQLDISEIITQPTTKVESTEKQFDALDKSKRTESPSIIKKEAPSKFRENRISEPERPNLTADNSHTQTKRTDIQKPLVAENLMAMAKPDSIVAKIDSTQKSMYQITQLEKGSNKIVGRATDAISGDPIVGANIVVVGTRHGAITDFDGIFTIIGIPPGTYTLRAAQVGYTALEMKDVRIDNKESTPLDFKMTASAVQISGVTITADQALVNSLSTSSTQTTSEKSIPSIPNVKSVEDVSKLQAAGTKQGNNLFLRGGRSNEVQYFVNGVPVSQPDRLQSAQRPFNTEGYDKINENEFLDVRQNPLSTFSIDVDNASYSNVRQFIQNGQLPPKDAVRIEELINYFTYDYPQPRDRHPFSITTEMSTCPWNDEHKLLLIGLQGKKIATENLPPSNLVFLLDVSGSMNEPNKLPLVKAAFRLLVDQLREEDKVSIVVYAGRAGLVLPSTYGDDKEEILHAIDQLQAGGSTAGGEGILLAYRIAQENFKKNGNNRVILATDGDFNVGVSSDSELERLIEEKRNSGIYLSVLGFGTGNYKDSKMEKLADKGNGNYSYIDNLQEARKVFVGQMAGTLFTIAKDVKLQIEFNPAKVKAYRLIGYENRMLAKEDFNNDKKDAGDIGAGHSVTALYEIIPSGGETDLPEVDDLKYQVSRVNRNAKTSNEILTVKFRYKPPKESESRLIVHPLEDETTELDETSNNFRWAASVVEFGILLRDSQFKGNASFRNVIEIAHDAKGKDREGYRAEFIRLVELCKDLVRSER, encoded by the coding sequence ATGAACCAGAAACATGTTTTGGATTTAATCCACGATTATATTGATGGATTATTGAACGAAGATCAAATAAAATCTTTTAAAGAGCATATCGGACAGTGCGATTCATGCAGAAAAGAATTTGATTCAATACGAACGCTCGTTGAAAAATTAAAATCACTGCCTAAAAGCGTTCGCCCACCGGCAGATATTTTTACAGGAATCGAATCGAAGTTAGAACAAACAGAATTGGGATCTCTTGAAATCGATCACCGTCGGAACGGGAAGGTTGAGAAAAAGATATTAAGATTTTTTGATTACTTCAATCCGAATAAAGTTCAAGCTGCCTGGTATTTTCGTGCGGCGGCGATGGTGACTGTTCTGGTTGGAGCTTTCGCGGTTTGGTTTACATTGAAAGCTCCCCTTTCACAATTGGATATCTCCGAGATAATCACACAACCAACCACAAAAGTGGAATCGACAGAAAAGCAATTTGATGCTCTCGATAAATCTAAAAGAACTGAGTCGCCATCCATAATTAAAAAAGAGGCGCCATCTAAATTCAGAGAAAATAGAATAAGCGAACCGGAACGACCAAATCTCACCGCTGATAATTCGCATACACAAACAAAACGTACTGATATTCAAAAACCTCTAGTGGCTGAAAATCTGATGGCGATGGCTAAGCCGGATTCCATCGTTGCAAAAATCGATTCAACACAAAAATCGATGTACCAGATTACTCAGCTTGAAAAAGGTTCTAATAAAATAGTAGGAAGAGCTACTGATGCCATTTCAGGTGATCCGATTGTAGGAGCAAATATTGTTGTCGTTGGAACAAGACATGGCGCAATAACTGATTTCGATGGAATATTTACAATCATCGGCATACCCCCCGGAACATATACACTACGAGCTGCACAAGTAGGATACACCGCGCTTGAAATGAAAGACGTTAGGATTGACAATAAAGAATCAACCCCGTTAGATTTCAAAATGACAGCAAGTGCAGTCCAGATTTCCGGTGTAACCATAACCGCAGATCAAGCCCTTGTAAATTCTTTATCAACCTCATCTACTCAAACAACATCAGAGAAATCGATTCCAAGTATTCCGAATGTTAAAAGTGTTGAAGATGTATCAAAGTTGCAGGCAGCTGGAACGAAACAGGGAAATAATCTTTTCCTTCGAGGTGGCAGGAGTAATGAAGTCCAATATTTTGTTAACGGCGTACCAGTCAGCCAACCAGATCGATTACAATCGGCACAACGCCCATTTAATACTGAAGGATATGATAAAATAAACGAGAATGAATTTCTCGATGTCCGTCAGAATCCGCTCTCAACTTTTTCCATAGATGTTGATAATGCATCTTACAGCAATGTTCGCCAGTTTATCCAAAACGGTCAACTGCCGCCCAAAGATGCCGTGCGAATAGAAGAACTTATAAATTATTTCACATACGACTATCCACAACCGAGAGACAGACATCCGTTTTCAATCACAACAGAGATGTCAACCTGTCCATGGAACGATGAACACAAACTTTTATTGATCGGTTTGCAGGGTAAGAAAATCGCGACGGAAAACTTGCCGCCCAGCAACCTCGTTTTCCTGCTCGATGTCTCCGGCTCTATGAATGAACCGAACAAACTTCCACTTGTTAAAGCCGCATTCAGATTGCTCGTTGATCAGCTTCGCGAAGAAGATAAAGTGTCAATCGTTGTCTATGCCGGAAGAGCGGGACTTGTTCTACCTTCAACTTACGGCGATGATAAAGAAGAGATTTTGCACGCTATCGATCAATTGCAGGCAGGCGGTTCAACTGCTGGCGGCGAGGGAATTCTTCTCGCGTATCGGATTGCTCAGGAAAATTTCAAGAAGAACGGTAACAACCGGGTCATACTCGCGACTGATGGAGACTTCAACGTGGGAGTATCGAGCGATTCAGAGCTTGAACGTCTCATAGAAGAAAAACGTAATTCAGGAATTTATCTTTCCGTGCTTGGCTTCGGCACCGGAAATTATAAAGATTCTAAGATGGAAAAACTCGCCGATAAAGGAAATGGGAATTATTCTTATATAGACAACCTTCAAGAAGCCCGTAAAGTTTTCGTCGGACAAATGGCAGGAACGTTATTCACAATCGCGAAAGATGTAAAACTCCAGATCGAATTCAATCCTGCGAAAGTAAAAGCATACCGATTAATCGGATACGAGAACAGAATGCTGGCGAAAGAAGATTTCAACAACGACAAAAAAGATGCGGGTGATATTGGCGCAGGACATTCCGTAACGGCTTTATATGAAATAATTCCAAGCGGCGGTGAAACCGATCTGCCCGAAGTGGACGATCTGAAATATCAAGTTTCACGCGTCAATCGAAATGCGAAAACCTCAAACGAGATACTCACGGTAAAGTTTCGATACAAGCCACCGAAAGAATCTGAAAGCAGGTTGATAGTTCATCCACTTGAGGATGAAACCACGGAATTAGATGAGACATCTAACAACTTCCGTTGGGCCGCTTCTGTGGTGGAATTTGGAATACTGCTTCGTGATTCACAATTTAAAGGGAACGCTTCTTTTCGCAATGTAATCGAGATCGCACACGATGCAAAAGGTAAAGACCGCGAAGGATATCGTGCTGAGTTTATCCGGCTTGTCGAGTTATGCAAAGACTTAGTGAGATCAGAGCGGTAG